The region CTTTTTCGGCTTTTGCAAGGTCAATTATCTGGTTATAAAGCTTAAGAGCGCCTTCTTCGTCCTTTTTATCCTGTTCCATCATTTCTTTTAGGGTATTTCCGACAAAAATAGGAGTTGGTTTTGTTGTAGGGATCCCATTAAAATAATTAAGCCTATCCGCGATCTTTTCTGCATGCTTCATCTCCTGTATCGCGATCTCTTTGAATTTTTCGGATACCGCGTAATGCTTGACCCCGCTCCAAACTACATGCTGCCACATATATTGAACAACAACCTG is a window of Candidatus Saganbacteria bacterium DNA encoding:
- a CDS encoding ferritin-like domain-containing protein, whose translation is MASEKMLDLLNQGIARELQVVVQYMWQHVVWSGVKHYAVSEKFKEIAIQEMKHAEKIADRLNYFNGIPTTKPTPIFVGNTLKEMMEQDKKDEEGALKLYNQIIDLAKAEKDETTYKIFQDILSEEEEHLDFFVSALEEV